In Lycorma delicatula isolate Av1 chromosome 10, ASM4794821v1, whole genome shotgun sequence, a genomic segment contains:
- the LOC142331613 gene encoding uncharacterized protein LOC142331613 has protein sequence MFKEVIQILIDNGVNINIHNENNNTLLLYILKNVNNNKEHVSFVIQKGADVNICDNNGFTPIMYVILFDKHVINGKKSIKTEIMSTLIEIGAYIDAIDKDGRTSLCHAFQRDYDNDDILVLLLDCGASVRKYLTNLRESKTPLISVCNNFSDVKILIEPLYGKEDINENDTVDHTSFLSRLYSRHVELCHFPYL, from the coding sequence ATGTTTAAAGAAGTAATACAAATACTTATTGATAATGGTGTGAATATAAAcattcataatgaaaataataatacgcttttattgtatatattaaaaaatgttaataataataaagaacatgTGAGTTTTGTGATTCAGAAAGGTGCTGATGtaaatatttgtgataataaTGGGTTTACGCCAATAATGTATGtcatattatttgataaacatgttataaatggtaaaaaaagtattaaaaccgAAATTATGTCCACATTAATTGAAATTGGTGCCTATATAGATGCTATAGATAAAGATGGTCGTACATCTTTATGCCATGCATTTCAAAGGGACTATGATAATGACGATATTCTGGTTTTACTATTAGATTGTGGAGCGAGTGTTCGTAAATATCTGACAAATCTTCGTGAAAGTAAAACgcctttaatttctgtttgtaataatttttcagatgttaaaattttaattgaacctTTATATGgtaaagaagatattaatgaaaatgatactGTAGATCATACATCATTTTTATCTCGATTATATTCTCGTCATGTTGAACTTTGCCATTTTCCTTATCTTTAA